The Prunus persica cultivar Lovell chromosome G7, Prunus_persica_NCBIv2, whole genome shotgun sequence genome has a segment encoding these proteins:
- the LOC18769273 gene encoding uncharacterized protein LOC18769273 codes for MPQVDLETLVSACAGGSMDRKIACETQADAITGVQDPPEEDDADEPAVPPDFPPESFWLSKDAEYDWFDRNAFFERKDSTKGNSNSNNLNPNPNHSNSNSQRFSLNLKSKAAIIGLPKPQKHNYVDTKNRRNCKAGNTRLFPKRSGSVGKSDAPMIEPSSPKVSCMGRVRSKRDRKRRFRNRQRSSAESSMEKAIKPVERRKTGFFASFRAMFRHGHRDKSAKSPYAAADSPPRHSSVMSGRARDRSAAYDFDTLSIDSLPRQSVESEPPGLGGMKRFVSGRRSGSWVGEAGIDVA; via the coding sequence ATGCCACAAGTCGATTTGGAAACCCTAGTATCGGCGTGTGCGGGCGGCTCAATGGATCGAAAAATTGCCTGTGAGACGCAGGCCGACGCCATCACCGGAGTCCAAGACCCGCCCGAGGAGGACGATGCCGACGAACCGGCGGTGCCGCCGGATTTCCCTCCGGAATCCTTCTGGCTCTCGAAAGACGCCGAGTACGATTGGTTCGATCGTAACGCCTTCTTCGAGCGCAAAGACTCCACGAAAGGAAACTCCAACTCCAATAACTTGAATCCGAATCCGAATCACTCCAATTCCAACTCTCAGAGGTTTTCACTGAACTTGAAGTCCAAGGCTGCGATTATCGGCCTACCGAAGCCGCAGAAGCACAACTACGTCGACACTAAGAATCGGAGGAATTGCAAGGCAGGAAACACTAGACTGTTTCCCAAACGCTCCGGATCGGTCGGGAAATCGGACGCTCCGATGATCGAACCGTCGTCTCCCAAGGTCTCGTGTATGGGAAGGGTGAGATCAAAGAGGGATCGGAAGCGCCGGTTTCGGAATCGGCAGAGATCGTCGGCCGAGTCGTCCATGGAGAAGGCCATCAAGCCGGTGGAGAGACGAAAAACCGGCTTCTTCGCGAGTTTTCGGGCGATGTTTCGGCACGGCCACCGAGACAAGTCGGCCAAATCGCCCTACGCGGCGGCGGACTCGCCTCCGAGACACAGCAGCGTGATGTCGGGGAGAGCGCGTGATCGGTCGGCGGCGTATGATTTCGACACGCTGTCCATCGACTCGCTTCCGAGACAAAGCGTGGAGAGCGAACCCCCCGGTTTGGGCGGCATGAAGCGCTTCGTTTCGGGTCGGAGGTCCGGGTCGTGGGTGGGCGAAGCCGGTATCGACGTGGCGTAA
- the LOC18769448 gene encoding alpha carbonic anhydrase 1, chloroplastic — MALRICFLFLVITLLLATSTSTSVQNDLSSVSFSYSGATGPEKWGSLSPFFSACSNGKIQSPVDIVKGILSPSKRLKPLTRVYGASNATLFNNGFNIGVHFEGHVGTLDVDGKNYDLKQMHWHSPSEHRLNGVQFPAELHLLHQASDQSMSVVAVLFQFGKDDIIISKIKDKLTELAKETCKKEEDAQIPLGTVDLNEFQKKSRKYFRYVGSLTVPPCTENVVWNILGKVRTISKDQLNALKAPLDSACKNNSRPLQPPNGRKVEFYDELRDQ, encoded by the exons ATGGCTCTTAGAATTTGCTTCTTGTTCCTTGTGATAACTTTGCTGCTTGCAACTAGCACTTCAACTTCTGTCCAAAACG ACCTGAGTTCAGTTTCATTTAGTTACTCTGGCGCAACTGGCCCAGAAAAATGGGGAAGCTTGAGCCCATTTTTCTCGGCATGCTCCAATGGGAAGATACAATCTCCTGTGGACATCGTGAAGGGCATACTTTCCCCTAGCAAGAGATTAAAGCCATTAACCAGAGTCTACGGTGCTTCAAATGCCACTTTGTTTAACAACGGCTTTAACATTGGG GTGCATTTCGAAGGACATGTGGGGACATTGGATGTGGATGGTAAGAACTATGACTTGAAGCAGATGCACTGGCACTCTCCCTCTGAGCACCGCCTTAATGGAGTCCA ATTTCCAGCTGAGCTTCATCTACTTCACCAGGCATCTGACCAGAGCATGTCCGTTGTGGCAGTTCTCTTCCAATTCGGCAAGGATGATATAATCATCTCTAAG ATTAAGGACAAGCTGACTGAGCTGGCCAAGGAGACGtgtaaaaaggaagaagatgctCAAATTCCCCTTGGAACCGTAGATCTCAACGAGTTCCAGAAGAAGAGCCGCAAATATTTCAGATATGTTGGTTCTCTCACCGTTCCTCCATGCACCGAGAATGTCGTATGGAACATTCTTGGAAAG GTAAGGACCATTTCCAAGGATCAGTTAAATGCTCTAAAAGCACCATTGGATTCAGCTTGCAAGAACAACTCAAGACCACTGCAGCCTCCTAATGGACGCAAAGTCGAGTTCTACGATGAGCTTAGGGACCAGTAA